The following coding sequences lie in one Fusarium poae strain DAOMC 252244 chromosome 1, whole genome shotgun sequence genomic window:
- a CDS encoding hypothetical protein (BUSCO:43220at5125): MSDQLTEKPEVDTPAPDAQEAPSAEKPVEQSSTGDDAAMTDVEGNKEETKVAEGGNESGNPEKPVGNTDATEAPKPEEEGADIEMKDAPETPAAGETKTENSAPSVDGETAAENAATETTGKGKNNRRKSTGGNSRKSLAKKASKARLTHLDAKPGDHFLVKLKGFPAWPAIICDESMLPQALVDSRPVAAARPDGTYTEAYADGGKRVNDRTFPVMYLHTNEFGWVPNTQLTELTPEKALETITEKMRKDLKEAFTRASEHNDLDTYKDMLKQFQEEYIAKQQAAATPKKTKKGKAKASDEDVDMEDVDDTTTEKSKSKKRKAEDDVSTPQKPDSVKKPKIKLNTSTPKAANGTPKTKEDSAAKTKVKVKKTSDAKAEGNKKAKVTPEERRHQKEKEVLYLRHKLQRGLLTRDQQPQETEMEQMSEYVTMLEKLKDLEVSIIRTTKINKVLKAILKLESIPREDEFHFKDRSQVLLDKWNKLLTAETAAPAAESANGVNGSSEAKPEEKKDDSGKETTEEPKSEAPKASEPKVEKPNEDDKSEEEKIEETPQASASEEKKDDTVAPPEPVETAA; the protein is encoded by the exons ATGTCGGATCAGCTTACCGAGAAGCCTGAAGTCGATACTCCTGCTCCTGACGCGCAGGAAGCTCCTTCAGCCGAGAAGCCTGTGGAGCAATCATCAACCGGAGACGACGCCGCCATGACCGATGTCGAAGGAAATAAGGAGGAAACAAAGGTCGCTGAGG GAGGCAACGAATCCGGAAACCCAGAGAAGCCTGTCGGAAACACAGACGCGACCGAAGCACCAAAGCCCGAAGAAGAAGGTGCGGATATTGAAATGAAGGACGCGCCCGAGACTCCGGCTGCCGGGGAGACCAAGACAGAGAACTCGGCACCCTCTGTTGATGGCGAGACAGCGGCCGAAAACGCTGCCACCGAAACTACAGGAAAGGGCAAGAACAACCGACGCAAATCAACTGGTGGCAACAGCCGCAAGAGCCTGGCCAAGAAAGCCTCAAAGGCGCGCCTCACGCATCTGGACGCCAAGCCAGGAGACCACTTCTTGGTCAAGCTCAAGGGATTCCCCGCTTGGCCTGCCATCATCTGTGATGAATCAATGCTTCCACAAGCTCTGGTCGATAGTCGCCCCGTAGCTGCAGCACGGCCTGATGGTACCTACACAGAGGCCTATGCCGATGGTGGCAAACGTGTCAACGACAGAACCTTCCCTGTCATGTATCTCCACACCAATGAATT TGGCTGGGTGCCAAACACACAACTTACAGAGCTTACACCTGAGAAGGCTTTGGAAACCATTACCGAAAAGATGCGCAAGGATCTCAAGGAGGCATTCACGCGCGCATCCGAACACAATGACCTCGATACCTACAAGGACATGCTGAAGCAATTTCAAGAAGAATACATTGCAAAGCAACAAGCCGCAGCAACAcccaagaagaccaagaagggAAAGGCTAAGGCCTCCGACGAAGATGTCGATATGGAGGATGTCGATGATACCACAACGGAGAAGTCAAAgtccaagaagcgcaaggccgAAGATGACGTGAGC ACACCGCAGAAGCCTGACTCCGTTAAGAAGCCCAAAATCAAACTTAACACTTCCACCCCTAAGGCTGCCAACGGCACTCCCAAGACCAAAGAAGACTCTGccgccaagaccaaggttAAGGTTAAAAAGACTAGTGATGCAAAGGCCGAGGGcaacaagaaggccaaggtgACTCCCGAGGAGCGACGACACCAGAAAGAG AAAGAGGTACTCTACCTTCGACATAAGCTTCAACGTGGTCTCCTCACCAGAGATCAACAGCCCCAGGAAACAGAGATGGAGCAGATGTCCGAGTACGTCACTATGCTGGAGAAGTTGAAAGATTTGGAGGTGTCTATCATCCGCACGACAAAGATCAACAAGGTTCTCAAAGCCATTCTCAAGCTGGAGTCAATCCCACGTGAGGATGAATTCCACTTCAAGGACCGTTCGCAAGTTCTTTTGGACAAGTGGAATAAGCTTTTGACTGCCGAAACCGCAGCCCCCGCCGCAGAGTCCGCCAACGGTGTGAATGGCAGCTCGGAAGCCAAGccagaggagaagaaggacgacaGCGGTAAGGAGACCACCGAGGAACCCAAGTCGGAGGCTCCAAAGGCATCGGAGCCCAAGGTCGAAAAGCCCAACGAGGATGACAAGtccgaagaagagaaaatcGAGGAGACACCACAAGCCTCAGCTtctgaagagaagaaggacgac ACTGTCGCTCCTCCTGAGCCCGTCGAAACCGCCGCTTAG
- a CDS encoding hypothetical protein (BUSCO:259at5125) has product MSDANRDVSQYKYSAMSNLVLQADRRFVTRRTDEATGDPESLAGRLSIRDMGARVARDDAPKSKKQPGMPDIERGSLREGEDILAREQKRRKAEAPQSTGVLGTNDLLVEGITYRPRTAATRATFDLIITIVASNLGDVPHEVVRSAADAVLEYLKDDDLKDLDKKREIDDILGVSLSPKQFNELVNLGKKITDYDAQDDEEDVAMGGADGDDAEIDERQGVAVAFDEDEDDEEGGLVNEVRDESSDDEEEEENDENAEDKAEDAVADVGDEMILDSAPSGGKQDEKEKHSVPARDIDAFWLRREIGTLYPDAHEQTDKTKAALQILSGEPGDDGEEKSLREVENDLMELFDFEHHELVQKLVENREKVFWLTKLARTETPEERANVEREMVSEGLQWILDELKGKSTADGKKGKMDIKMDIDVPASFSAEAPKTERAEGQLVGGLQPRKLINLDNLVFDQGNHLMTNPKVRLPEGSTKRTFKGYEEIHIPTPKKRNEPGDILTPITDMPEWARNPFSQNQSLNKIQSKCYPSAFNDDGNMLVCAPTGSGKTNVGMLTILREIGKHRDPETGDIDLDAFKIVCIAPLKALVQEQVGNLGKRLEPYGIRVAELTGDRQLTKQQIAETQIIVTTPEKWDVITRKSNDLTYTNLVRLIIIDEIHLLHDDRGPVLESIVSRTIRKTEQTGEPVRILGLSATLPNYKDVASFLRVDTKKGLFHFDGSYRPCPLRQEFVGVTDRKAIKQLKTMNDVCYNKVIEHVGTNRNQMLIFVHSRKETAKTARYIRDKAVESDTIHQILRHDAGSREVLEEASSQATDQDLKDILPYGFGIHHAGMSRADRTDVEDLFARGAIQVLVCTATLAWGVNLPAHTVIIKGTQVYSPEKGSWVELSPQDVLQMLGRAGRPQYDTYGEGIIITTQSEMQYYLSLLNQQLPIESQFVSKLVDNLNAEVVLGNVRTRDEGVEWLGYTYLFVRMLRSPGLYQVGAEYEDDEALEQKRVDLIHSAAMVLRKSNLIKYDEKTGKLQSTELGRIASHYYITFGSMETYNNLIQPSITTIELFRVFALSAEFKYIPVRQDEKLELAKLLGRVPIPVKESIEEPHAKINVLLQAYISRLKLEGLALMADMVYVTQSAGRILRAIFEIALKKGWASVAKTALDLCKMAEKRMWPTMSPLRQFPSCPRDVLQKVEKIDVSWSSYFDLDPPRMGELLGLPRAGRTVCGLVSKFPRVEVQAQVQPMTRSMLRVELSISPNFEWDDSIHGAAESFWILVEDCDGEDILYHDTFLLRKEYAESEQNEHIVDFTVPITDPMPPNYFVSVISDRWMHAETRLPVAFHKLILPEKFPPHTELLELQPLPVAALKVQDYVNLYPSWKQFNRIQTQTFNSLYKTDQNVFVGAPTGSGKTVCAEFALLRHWTKGEVGRAVYIAPFQSLVDTRLQDWQKRLGSLNGGKEIVKLTGETATDLKLLEKGDLILATPTQWDVLSRQWKRRKNVQTVELFIADELHLLGDSQGYVYETIVSRMHYIRTQTELPLRIIALSVSLANARDIGEWIDAKKHDIYNFSPHVRPVPLELHLQSFTNTHFPSLMLAMAKPTYLAITQMSPDKPAMVFVPSRKQTRATARDLLAAAFADDDEDRFLHAEVEQMQPLLDRINEEALAEALSHGVGYYHEALSQSDKRIVKHLYDNGAIQVLVASRDVCWELNSTAHLVIVMGTQYFEGREHRYVDYPLSEVLHMFGKALRPSKDGRGRGVLMLPQVKREYYKKFLNEALPVESHLHNYLHDVFVTEISTKMIESGDDAINWTTFTYFYRRLLANPSYYSLTSTTHEGLSNYMSDLVETTLRELSESKIIDFDEDDGSVAPQNAAMIAAYYNISYITMQTFILSLGARTKLKGIMEIVTSATEFETIQIRRHEDSLLRRIYDRVPVKMSEVVYDSPHFKSFVLLQAHFSRMQLPIDLAKDQELLLTKVLSLLSAMVDILSSEGHLNAMSAMEMSQMIVQAMWDRDSPLKQIPHFSPEVVKVANEFGIKDIFDFMEAMNPEENADYNKLVKRLGMSQNQLAEAANFTNDKYPDLELEHEVLDEDEIRAREPAYLNIKITRNLEEEDGDYDSTVHAPFYPSKKMENWWLVVGEEKTKSLLAIKRVTIGRELNVRLEYTVPSEGEHDLKLFLMSDSYVGVDQEREFSVTVAEGMDVDDDDDEEDEDEDDE; this is encoded by the exons ATGTCCGACGCAAATCGCGATGTGTCGCAGTACAAATACTCGGCCATGTCGAACCTGGTTCTCCAGGCCGACCGTCGTTTTGTCACAAGACGAACCGATGAGGCCACTGGTGATCCAGAGTCGCTGGCTGGACGCTTGAGTATTCGAGACATGGGCGCCCGAGTTGCACGCGACGACGCGCCGAAATCAAAGAAGCAGCCCGGCATGCCCGATATCGAGCGAGGTAGCCTAAGGGAAGGCGAGGATATTCTAGCACGGGAGCAAAAAAGACGAAAGGCTGAAGCCCCCCAATCGACTGGAGTCCTTGGCACCAACGATCTCCTTGTCGAAGGCATCACATACCGACCGCGAACGGCTGCGACACGGGCGACTTTCGATCTGATCATCACCATAGTAGCGAGTAATCTTGGCGACGTACCACATGAAGTTGTGCGCAGTGCAGCCGATGCTGTCCTGGAGTATTTGAAGGACGACGACTTGAAGGACCTGGATAAGAAGCGAGAAATCGACGATATTCTCGGTGTGTCATTAAGCCCTAAGCAGTTCAATGAGCTGGTGAATCTTGGCAAGAAAATCACAGATTACGACGCCcaggatgacgaggaggatgTTGCTATGGGAGGTGCCGACGGCGACGATGCTGAAATAGATGAGCGCCAAGGTGTTGCAGTCGCCttcgatgaagacgaggatgacgaggagggCGGCCTCGTTAATGAGGTCCGCGATGAGTcatctgatgatgaagaggaggaagagaatgATGAGAATGCTGAGGATAAGGCAGAAGATGCCGTTGCTGATGTAGGAGATGAGATGATCCTGGACTCGGCGCCCTCAGGAGGAAAACAGGACGAAAAGGAGAAGCACAGTGTACCAGCCCGGGATATCGATGCCTTCTGGCTACGGCGCGAAATTGGAACACTATACCCCGATGCTCACGAACAAACCGACAAGACAAAGGCGGCACTTCAGATCCTGTCCGGAGAACCTGGGGATGATGGTGAAGAAAAGTCTCTTCGTGAGGTTGAGAACGACCTCATGGAACTGTTTGACTTCGAGCATCACGAGCTGGTACAGAAGCTGGTGGAGAACAGGGAAAAGGTCTTCTGGCTTACCAAGCTAGCACGGACAGAGACACCTGAAGAACGCGCCAACGTAGAGCGAGAGATGGTTTCTGAAGGATTGCAATGGATTCTGGACGAGCTCAAGGGCAAGAGCACTGCCGAtggcaagaagggcaagatGGATATCAAGATGGACATTGATGTCCCAGCCTCCTTTTCAGCCGAAGCTCCCAAGACTGAACGTGCTGAGGGCCAGCTTGTTGGCGGACTTCAGCCCCGAAagctcatcaacctcgacaaCTTGGTATTCGACCAGGGAAACCATCTTATGACGAACCCCAAGGTTCGACTACCAGAGGGTTCGACCAAGAGAACGTTCAAGGGTTATGAGGAGATTCATATCCCAACGCCCAAGAAGCGTAACGAACCCGGTGATATCTTGACGCCCATTACCGATATGCCTGAGTGGGCACGAAACCCCTTCAGCCAAAACCAGTCTCTGAACAAAATTCAGTCAAAGTGTTACCCTTCTGCGTTTAACGATGACGGAAACATGCTTGTTTGTGCCCCTACTGGCAGTGGAAAGACAAACGTTGGTATGCTCACGATTCTCCGAGAGATTGGCAAGCATCGTGATCCTGAGACCGGCGATATCGACCTTGATGCTTTCAAGATCGTCTGTATCGCTCCTCTCAAGGCGCTTGTTCAGGAACAGGTCGGCAACCTAGGCAAGCGACTTGAGCCATACGGCATCAGGGTTGCAGAGTTGACGGGTGATCGCCAACTCACCAAGCAGCAAATCGCTGAGACTCAGATCATTGTCACAACACCTGAGAAGTGGGATGTCATTACCAGAAAGTCCAACGACCTGACCTATACCAATCTTGTACGCCTTATCATCATCGATGAAATCCATCTGCTGCATGACGACCGTGGTCCTGTGCTGGAAAGTATTGTCAGCCGAACTATTCGTAAGACCGAACAGACTGGCGAGCCCGTCCGAATTCTCGGTCTATCTGCCACCCTCCCCAACTACAAAGATGTTGCAAGTTTCTTACGAGTTGACACAAAGAAAGGCCTCTTCCATTTCGATGGCTCTTACAGACCCTGTCCTCTGCGACAAGAGTTCGTTGGTGTCACTGACCGTAAAGCCATTAAGCAGCTGAAGACCATGAACGATGTCTGCTACAACAAGGTCATTGAGCATGTAGGCACGAACCGCAACCAGATGCTTATTTTTGTCCATTCCCGAAAGGAGACTGCAAAGACTGCCCGTTATATTCGTGACAAGGCCGTCGAGTCAGACACGATTCATCAAATCCTTCGTCATGATGCTGGCAGTCGTGAGGTTCTTGAGGAGGCATCTTCTCAGGCAACTGACCAGGATCTGAAAGACATCTTGCCCTACGGCTTCGGCATCCACCACGCTGGTATGAGCAGAGCTGACAGGACAGATGTTGAGGACCTTTTCGCTCGTGGTGCTATCCAGGTTTTGGTGTGTACTGCTACATTGGCGTGGGGAGTTAACTTGCCTGCCCACACTGTCATTATCAAGGGAACGCAAGTTTACTCTCCTGAAAAGGGTAGCTGGGTCGAACTCAGCCCTCAGGATGTTCTCCAGATGCTGGGACGTGCTGGCCGACCCCAATATGATACATATGGTGAAGGCATCATTATCACAACGCAAAGTGAAATGCAGTACTATCTCTCGCTTCTGAACCAGCAGCTTCCAATCGAAAGTCAATTCGTTAGCAAGCTGGTGGACAACTTGAATGCCGAGGTTGTACTTGGCAACGTCAGGACTCGTGATGAGGGTGTTGAATGGCTAGGCTACACATATCTGTTTGTAAGAATGCTGCGCTCTCCTGGTCTTTATCAGGTTGGCGCAGAatatgaagatgatgaggctcTTGAGCAGAAACGAGTTGATCTGATCCATTCAGCAGCTATGGTTCTGCGCAAGTCAAATTTGATCAAGTACGATGAGAAGACCGGAAAGTTACAATCCACAGAGCTGGGTCGTATTGCATCTCACTACTACATTACCTTCGGATCCATGGAGACATACAACAACCTTATTCAGCCTTCCATCACAACTATCGAGCTCTTCCGTGTATTTGCTCTCAGCGCCGAGTTCAAGTATATCCCGGTTCGACAGGATGAAAAACTGGAGCTGGCCAAGTTACTGGGACGAGTGCCAATTCCCGTTAAGGAGAGCATTGAGGAACCTCATGCTAAGATCAATGTGCTTTTGCAAGCATACATCTCGCGTCTCAAACTCGAAGGCTTGGCCTTGATGGCTGACATGGTATATGTGACGCAATCCGCTGGTCGTATCCTGCGCGCTATCTTTGAGATTGCCTTGAAGAAGGGTTGGGCATCCGTTGCCAAGACAGCCCTGGACCTTTGTAAGATGGCCGAGAAGCGCATGTGGCCTACAATGTCCCCTCTACGCCAATTTCCCTCCTGTCCCAGGGACGTTCTCCAGAAGGTCGAGAAAATTGATGTATCTTGGAGTAGCTACTTCGACCTGGACCCCCCTCGCATGGGTGAGCTTCTTGGTTTGCCCCGAGCTGGTCGAACTGTCTGCGGCTTAGTATCCAAGTTCCCCCGAGTTGAGGTTCAGGCCCAGGTCCAGCCTATGACCAGATCGATGTTGCGTGTCGAGCTCAGTATCAGCCCCAACTTTGAATGGGACGATTCGATCCATGGTGCTGCTGAGAGCTTCTGGATCTTGGTAGAGGACTGCGACGGAGAGGACATCCTCTACCATGACACCTTCTTGCTACGCAAGGAATACGCCGAATCGGAGCAGAATGAGCATATCGTCGACTTTACCGTACCCATTACAGACCCCATGCCTCCCAACTATTTCGTTTCGGTTATCTCCGATAGATGGATGCATGCTGAGACTAGACTCCCTGTCGCCTTCCATAAGCTGATCTTGCCCGAGAAGTTCCCTCCCCATACCGAACTTCTCGAGCTCCAGCCTCTCCCCGTTGCCGCACTGAAGGTGCAGGACTACGTCAATCTCTATCCTTCATGGAAGCAGTTTAACAGAATTCAAACACAAACTTTCAACTCGCTTTACAAGACGGATCAGAATGTTTTTGTTGGAGCTCCCACTGGCAGCGGCAAAACCGTATGCGCTGAATTTGCTCTTCTAAGACACTGGACGAAGGGCGAGGTTGGTCGTGCTGTATACATTGCTCCTTTCCAATCACTTGTCGACACTCGCCTACAAGATTGGCAGAAGAGACTTGGGTCCCTCAACGGTGGTAAAGAGATTGTGAAGCTCACTGGCGAAACTGCCACAGACCTAAAGCTCTTAGAGAAGGGCGATTTGATCCTGGCGACACCCACCCAATGGGATGTGCTGTCTAGACAATGGAAGCGGCGCAAGAACGTCCAGACAGTTGAGCTCTTCATCGCTGATGAGCTCCACTTGCTTGGCGACTCCCAGGGCTACGTGTACGAGACTATTGTTTCTCGTATGCACTACATCCGTACCCAAACCGAGTTACCCCTGCGAATTATCGCACTCAGTGTCTCGCTAGCAAATGCCCGAGACATTGGTGAATGGATTGATGCAAAGAAGCATGACATTTACAACTTCAGCCCTCATGTCCGACCAGTGCCATTGGAGCTTCACCTTCAGTCATTTACCAACACCCATTTCCCTTCTCTTATGCTGGCAATGGCTAAGCCGACATACTTGGCCATCACACAAATGTCTCCTGACAAGCCTGCTATGGTTTTTGTACCCAGCCGCAAGCAGACTCGAGCAACTGCCCGAGATCTACTTGCTGCAGCGTTTgctgacgacgacgaggatcGTTTCCTTCATGCTGAGGTGGAACAGATGCAACCTCTGCTTGATCGCATTAACGAGGAGGCGCTCGCCGAAGCACTCTCTCACGGTGTTGGCTACTACCACGAGGCACTTAGCCAGAGTGACAAGCGAATTGTCAAGCATCTTTATGACAACGGTGCTATCCAGGTGCTTGTCGCATCTCGAGATGTTTGCTGGGAGCTGAACAGCACTGCCCACCTTGTCATAGTCATGGGTACACAATACTTTGAGGGTCGTGAGCACCGATATGTTGATTACCCTCTTAGCGAAGTGCTTCATATGTTTGGCAAAGCCCTTCGCCCGTCCAAGGATGGACGCGGCCGTGGTGTTCTTATGCTTCCCCAGGTCAAGCGCGAGTACTACAAGAAGTTCCTTAACGAGGCTCTTCCCGTCGAGTCACACCTACACAACTACTTGCACGATGTTTTCGTGACGGAGATCAGCACCAAGATGATTGAGTCTGGTGATGATGCGATCAACTGGACCACCTTTACATACTTCTACCGAAGGCTGCTCGCCAACCCTAGCTACTATAGTTTGACCAGCACAACACATGAAGGCCTCAGTAACTACATGTCTGATTTGGTTGAGACAACTCTGCGCGAGCTCAGCGAGTCCAAGATCATCGACttcgatgaagacgatggaTCTGTCGCACCTCAGAATGCCGCCATGATTGCCGCTTACTACAATATTTCTTATATCACCATGCAGACCTTCATCCTTTCGTTGGGCGCTCGTACCAAACTCAAGGGTATTATGGAGATTGTCACCTCGGCCACCGAGTTCGAGACGATTCAGATCAGACGTCATGAGGATAGCCTGTTGCGGCGTATCTACGACCGAGTTCCTGTTAAGATGTCTGAAGTCGTTTACGATTCGCCTCACTTCAAGTCTTTCGTTCTGCTCCAGGCGCACTTTTCTCGTATGCAGTTGCCAATTGACTTGGCAAAGGACCAGGAGCTTCTACTGACCAAGGTCTTGAGCCTTCTCAGCGCAATGGTTGACATCCTGTCTTCAGAGGGTCACCTCAATGCCATGAGTGCCATGGAGATGTCGCAAATGATTGTTCAAGCAATGTGGGATCGTGATAGCCCCCTCAAGCAGATCCCTCACTTTTCTCCGGAGGTTGTCAAGGTGGCTAATGAGTTTGG AATCAAGGACATTTTTGATTTCATGGAGGCCATGAATCCGGAGGAGAACGCCGATTATAACAAGCTCGTCAAGCGACTTGGCATGTCCCAAAACCAATTGGCAGAGGCGGCTAACTTCACAAACGACAAGTACCCcgatcttgagcttgagcaTGAGGTTCTGGATGAGGACGAAATCAGGGCTCGTGAACCCGCCTACTTGAACATCAAGATTACTCGCAatctggaggaggaagacggTGATTATGACTCTACTGTCCATGCACCGTTCTACCCCTCCAAGAAGATGGAGAATTGGTGGCTGGTTGTTGGCGAAGAGAAGACCAAGAGCCTCTTGGCTATCAAGCGAGTGACGATTGGACGGGAGCTCAATGTTCGTCTTGAGTACACCGTGCCATCGGAAGGTGAGCATGACTTGAAGTTGTTCCTAATGAGCGACAGCTACGTTGGAGTTGATCAAGAGCGGGAGTTCTCGGTTACAGTGGCCGAAGGCATGGACgtggacgatgatgatgatgaggaggatgaggacgaggacgacgagTAA